From Virgibacillus ihumii, the proteins below share one genomic window:
- the rpsB gene encoding 30S ribosomal protein S2: protein MSVISMKQLLEAGVHFGHQTRRWNPKMKKYIFTERNGIYIIDLQKTVKKVDEAYKYVKDLAANGGSILFVGTKKQAQESVRDEATRSGMFYVNQRWLGGTLTNFQTIRKRINRLKDIERMEEDGTFEVLPKKEVVDLLKEKDRLVKFLGGIKEMNKLPDAMFVIDPRKERIAIAEAHKLNIPIIGIVDTNCDPDEIDYVIPANDDAIRAVKLLTSKMADAVLEVKQGEELEDVQEVPGEEQPEPAEKKAAAETTAEDNE, encoded by the coding sequence ATGTCAGTAATTTCGATGAAACAATTGTTGGAAGCTGGTGTACATTTTGGTCACCAGACTCGCCGTTGGAACCCAAAGATGAAAAAATACATCTTCACAGAGCGGAACGGCATTTATATCATTGACCTGCAAAAAACTGTTAAAAAGGTTGATGAAGCTTACAAGTACGTAAAAGATCTGGCTGCAAACGGCGGTTCCATTCTTTTCGTAGGTACAAAAAAGCAGGCGCAGGAATCTGTGCGTGATGAAGCAACGCGTTCCGGTATGTTCTATGTTAACCAGCGCTGGTTAGGTGGAACACTTACAAACTTCCAAACAATCCGTAAGCGTATTAACCGTCTTAAAGACATAGAGCGTATGGAAGAAGATGGAACGTTTGAAGTACTTCCGAAAAAAGAAGTAGTTGACTTATTGAAAGAAAAAGATCGTCTCGTTAAATTCCTGGGTGGAATTAAAGAAATGAACAAGCTTCCTGATGCAATGTTCGTTATCGATCCACGTAAAGAGCGTATTGCTATCGCTGAGGCACATAAATTAAATATTCCGATTATCGGAATTGTTGATACAAACTGTGACCCGGATGAAATTGATTATGTAATCCCGGCTAACGATGATGCAATCCGCGCGGTTAAACTTCTAACTTCCAAAATGGCCGACGCTGTTCTGGAAGTGAAGCAAGGTGAAGAATTAGAAGACGTGCAGGAAGTTCCAGGTGAAGAACAGCCGGAACCAGCAGAAAAGAAAGCAGCTGCTGAAACCACTGCCGAAGATAACGAATAG
- the tsf gene encoding translation elongation factor Ts gives MAITAKLVKELREKTGAGMMDCKKALQETDGDIDKAIDFLREKGMAKAAKKADRIAAEGSAYIEVAGNTAALIEVNCETDFVTKNDQFKELLSELGKHVVTQKPETTEEALQQKLHGTGDTVEHYINSVVAKIGEKISLRRFALVDKTDNDAFGAYLHMGGRIGVLTLLEGTTDEQVAKDIAMHIAAVNPRYVSRDAVSEEEVTSEREVLKTQALNEGKPEHIVEKMVEGRLGKFFEEICLLEQDFVKDPDQKVKKYVADKGASVKSFQRFEVGEGMEKREENFAEEVKSQMKK, from the coding sequence ATGGCAATTACAGCTAAATTAGTCAAAGAGCTACGTGAAAAAACTGGTGCCGGTATGATGGATTGTAAAAAGGCATTACAGGAAACTGATGGTGACATTGATAAAGCAATTGATTTCTTGCGTGAAAAAGGTATGGCAAAAGCAGCTAAAAAAGCAGACCGTATTGCAGCAGAGGGCTCGGCATATATAGAAGTTGCTGGTAACACTGCTGCATTAATCGAAGTAAACTGTGAAACAGACTTTGTTACAAAAAATGATCAGTTCAAAGAGTTGCTTTCAGAGCTGGGTAAGCATGTAGTAACCCAGAAACCTGAAACAACCGAAGAAGCACTGCAGCAAAAGCTTCATGGTACCGGTGATACGGTAGAACATTACATTAATTCTGTTGTAGCTAAAATTGGTGAAAAAATTTCACTGCGCCGTTTTGCTTTAGTTGATAAAACAGATAATGATGCGTTTGGAGCATATCTTCATATGGGAGGACGTATTGGGGTACTAACGCTTCTGGAAGGCACAACTGATGAACAGGTAGCCAAAGATATCGCCATGCATATTGCTGCTGTTAATCCGCGGTATGTTTCACGTGATGCGGTTTCAGAGGAAGAAGTTACTAGTGAACGCGAAGTGCTGAAAACGCAAGCATTGAATGAAGGTAAGCCTGAGCATATCGTGGAAAAAATGGTGGAAGGCCGCCTTGGTAAATTCTTTGAAGAAATTTGCCTGCTGGAACAGGATTTCGTAAAAGACCCTGACCAGAAAGTGAAAAAATATGTAGCTGACAAGGGTGCTTCCGTTAAATCATTCCAACGTTTTGAAGTCGGTGAAGGTATGGAAAAACGTGAAGAAAACTTTGCCGAAGAAGTTAAGAGCCAGATGAAAAAATAG
- the pyrH gene encoding UMP kinase: MTTAQYRRFVLKLSGEALSGEQGYGIEPKVIQSIASQIKEVAELGVEVAIVVGGGNIWRGKVGSEMGMDRATADYMGMLATIMNSLALQDSLENIGIETRVQTSIEMRQVAEPYIRRKAIRHLEKKRVVIFAAGTGNPYFSTDTTAALRAAEIEAEVILMAKNSVDGVYSDDPKQNKEAQKYSEISYLEMLNEGLGVMDSTASSLCMDNHIPLIVFSIMEEGNIKRVVQGETIGTTIRGNK, translated from the coding sequence ATGACGACAGCTCAGTACCGTAGATTTGTGTTAAAGTTAAGTGGAGAAGCTTTGAGCGGCGAACAAGGCTATGGCATTGAACCGAAAGTAATTCAATCCATCGCATCCCAAATTAAGGAAGTAGCTGAATTGGGAGTGGAAGTGGCTATCGTTGTTGGTGGCGGAAATATCTGGCGCGGCAAGGTAGGCAGTGAAATGGGGATGGATCGTGCCACTGCCGACTATATGGGAATGCTGGCCACAATCATGAATTCCCTTGCACTGCAGGACAGCCTGGAAAATATCGGCATTGAAACCCGAGTGCAAACATCAATCGAAATGCGACAAGTTGCTGAACCCTATATAAGAAGGAAAGCAATTCGGCACTTGGAAAAGAAACGCGTTGTCATTTTTGCTGCGGGTACTGGAAATCCTTATTTCTCTACTGATACAACAGCTGCATTACGGGCTGCAGAAATAGAGGCAGAAGTAATATTAATGGCTAAAAACAGTGTTGATGGTGTCTATTCCGATGATCCAAAACAAAATAAAGAGGCACAAAAATATTCGGAAATCTCCTATTTGGAAATGCTGAATGAAGGACTCGGTGTGATGGACTCTACTGCTTCTTCATTATGCATGGATAATCATATTCCATTAATCGTATTTTCGATTATGGAGGAAGGTAATATTAAGCGTGTTGTCCAAGGTGAAACCATTGGAACAACGATAAGGGGGAACAAATAA
- the frr gene encoding ribosome recycling factor produces MAGGILKETREKMEKAVQAFTRNLATVRAGRANPSLLDSVYVDYYGASTPLNQLSTVSAPEARLLVITPFDKSSISDIEKAIQKADLGISPSSDGNVIRINIPALTEERRKDLNKVVGKYTEEAKVQVRNIRRDANDQLKKDEKDGNMSRDDLKDEQDNVQNETDKHINKIDELAKQKENEIMEV; encoded by the coding sequence ATGGCAGGCGGAATTTTGAAGGAAACTCGTGAAAAAATGGAAAAGGCAGTTCAGGCCTTTACAAGAAATTTGGCAACCGTTCGGGCCGGGCGTGCAAATCCATCATTGCTGGATAGTGTTTATGTTGATTATTATGGTGCTTCAACACCCCTTAATCAATTATCGACGGTCTCTGCTCCCGAAGCAAGATTGCTGGTAATCACTCCATTTGATAAATCATCAATAAGTGATATTGAAAAAGCAATTCAGAAAGCGGATTTAGGTATTTCTCCATCAAGTGATGGCAATGTTATTCGGATTAATATACCTGCACTTACAGAAGAACGGCGGAAAGATCTGAATAAAGTGGTTGGGAAATATACGGAAGAGGCTAAAGTACAAGTCCGAAATATTCGCCGGGATGCGAACGACCAGTTGAAAAAAGATGAAAAAGACGGCAATATGTCTCGGGATGATTTAAAAGATGAACAAGATAACGTTCAAAACGAGACAGATAAGCACATTAATAAGATTGACGAACTTGCAAAACAAAAAGAAAACGAAATTATGGAAGTTTAA
- a CDS encoding isoprenyl transferase yields MSLKLPFFKNKQKEKDDYQFDMENIPNHVAIIMDGNGRWAKKRGLPRVAGHKEGMDTVKKIVKVARRCNVQILTLYAFSTENWKRPRSEVEYLMRLPKEFLHIYLPELMDNNVKIDTIGNFDGLPDYTREAIQYAKEQTKDNDGLLLNFALNYGSRFEIMRAIKQIMADIDSSELSADAVDEDKFSEYLYTKGLSDPDLLIRTSGEQRLSNFLLWQVAYSEFWFTDVLWPDFSEEIFRTALHDYQRRKRRYGGI; encoded by the coding sequence ATGTCATTAAAACTTCCTTTTTTTAAAAATAAACAAAAAGAAAAAGACGACTATCAATTTGATATGGAAAATATTCCGAATCATGTAGCTATCATAATGGATGGGAACGGCCGCTGGGCGAAGAAACGTGGTTTGCCCCGTGTTGCCGGACATAAAGAAGGTATGGATACAGTCAAGAAAATTGTCAAGGTTGCACGCAGGTGCAATGTTCAAATTCTTACACTCTATGCATTTTCCACTGAAAACTGGAAGCGGCCAAGATCAGAAGTGGAGTATCTGATGAGGCTTCCTAAAGAATTTTTACATATATATTTACCTGAATTAATGGATAATAACGTCAAAATTGATACAATCGGTAATTTTGATGGACTTCCTGATTATACGAGGGAGGCGATTCAGTATGCCAAGGAACAGACAAAAGATAATGATGGATTATTATTAAATTTTGCTTTAAACTATGGTAGTAGGTTTGAAATTATGCGTGCCATTAAACAGATTATGGCTGACATTGATTCATCTGAACTTTCCGCTGACGCAGTGGATGAAGATAAATTTTCAGAGTACCTTTATACAAAAGGGTTATCTGATCCTGATTTATTAATCAGAACGAGTGGCGAACAGCGGCTTAGCAACTTTTTGCTCTGGCAGGTGGCGTATTCCGAGTTCTGGTTTACGGATGTGCTGTGGCCTGATTTTTCAGAAGAAATTTTTAGAACAGCCCTCCATGATTATCAGCGGAGAAAGCGACGCTACGGAGGTATTTAA
- a CDS encoding phosphatidate cytidylyltransferase, giving the protein MKQRVITAILAFIIFIPFVIFGGLYFELFVYFLATLGLIELMRMRDIGKYSVPSFLAVILLWLLLLQEPTDIVPVVWFTKSEIIMLFVMILLSYTVLVKNKFTFDDAGFILLSTIYVGMGFYYLLATRGSSGDFEGLINIFYVLVIIWVTDTGAYIAGRAFGKKKLWPMISPNKTIEGAAGGIVAACFAGVIFQVIEPVSYSMIIVILVTILVSVFGQIGDLVESAFKRHYGVKDSGDLLPGHGGILDRLDSLLFVLPLLHFINFFS; this is encoded by the coding sequence ATGAAACAGCGCGTTATAACAGCAATTTTAGCATTCATCATATTTATACCATTTGTCATTTTTGGCGGCTTGTATTTTGAGCTGTTTGTATATTTTCTTGCAACTCTCGGACTTATTGAATTAATGCGTATGCGGGATATCGGCAAATACTCTGTACCGTCATTTCTTGCTGTAATCCTGCTATGGCTGCTGCTTTTGCAGGAACCGACAGATATTGTTCCGGTAGTATGGTTTACCAAGTCAGAAATCATTATGCTGTTTGTAATGATTTTGCTGTCATATACTGTACTTGTTAAGAATAAGTTTACTTTTGACGATGCAGGTTTCATTCTGCTATCAACCATCTATGTAGGCATGGGTTTTTATTACTTGCTTGCAACCCGGGGCAGCAGCGGGGACTTTGAAGGCCTGATCAATATTTTTTATGTCCTTGTTATCATATGGGTTACGGATACAGGTGCTTATATTGCTGGACGTGCATTTGGAAAGAAAAAACTCTGGCCAATGATCAGTCCCAATAAGACCATTGAAGGTGCTGCCGGTGGAATAGTAGCAGCATGTTTTGCAGGTGTGATATTTCAGGTGATTGAGCCAGTGTCTTACTCAATGATAATTGTTATTCTTGTTACAATCCTCGTCTCTGTTTTCGGACAAATTGGAGATCTCGTGGAATCGGCGTTTAAGCGCCACTACGGTGTAAAGGATTCGGGCGATTTACTGCCGGGGCATGGCGGAATTTTGGACCGGCTGGATAGTTTACTGTTTGTGCTGCCATTATTGCATTTTATTAATTTCTTTTCCTGA
- the rseP gene encoding RIP metalloprotease RseP, translating to MTTVIAFIFMFGLLVFIHELGHLIFAKRAGMLAREFAIGFGPKVFAFTKNETVYTIRLLPIGGYVRVAGEDPEIVELKPGQHIALEFNDSGKVNKIIVNHKSKHPNARVMEVSKADLDHSLIIEGYEVEEEDQRLRFDVDPKAFYVMDEKETQIAPYDRQFASKSVGKRAMQLFAGPMMNFVLAIILFIIIGLIQGVPTEEAIIDEAVPDTPAADAGFQHGDEVVKVDGNPISTWDEFTAIIQKSAGEELNMTVERSGGETAQISVVPEKREVQGRTYGQLGVTHMFEQTFTGSLQYGFVKTYDTTKLILTNLGMLVTGQLSIETLSGPVGIYDATDRFVEAGFFTFLMWTAVLSVNLGIVNLVPLPALDGGRLLFVGIEAVRGKPIDPQKEGMVHFVGFALLMLLMIVVTWNDIQRLFL from the coding sequence ATGACAACTGTAATAGCGTTTATATTTATGTTTGGTTTGCTCGTTTTCATTCACGAACTAGGCCATTTAATCTTTGCGAAGCGTGCCGGAATGTTGGCGCGGGAATTTGCCATCGGATTCGGCCCCAAAGTATTTGCCTTTACCAAAAATGAAACTGTATATACCATTCGACTGCTTCCGATAGGGGGGTATGTTCGGGTTGCCGGTGAAGATCCGGAAATAGTTGAACTGAAACCGGGACAGCACATAGCACTGGAATTTAATGATAGCGGAAAAGTGAATAAAATTATTGTTAATCATAAATCAAAACATCCAAATGCGCGTGTGATGGAAGTTTCGAAAGCCGATTTAGATCATTCTTTAATCATTGAAGGCTATGAAGTTGAAGAAGAAGATCAGCGGTTACGTTTCGACGTTGATCCAAAGGCGTTTTATGTTATGGATGAAAAAGAGACGCAAATTGCCCCATATGACCGGCAGTTCGCCTCGAAAAGTGTCGGAAAGCGGGCAATGCAATTATTTGCGGGTCCGATGATGAATTTTGTGCTGGCGATTATTCTGTTCATCATTATCGGACTGATTCAGGGAGTCCCTACCGAAGAGGCTATTATTGATGAGGCAGTTCCTGATACTCCTGCTGCAGACGCAGGGTTCCAGCACGGTGATGAAGTTGTCAAGGTGGATGGAAATCCGATTTCGACATGGGATGAATTCACTGCAATTATACAGAAAAGTGCGGGAGAAGAACTGAATATGACTGTTGAGCGGTCAGGCGGTGAAACAGCTCAAATTTCGGTGGTTCCTGAAAAACGTGAAGTACAAGGCAGAACATATGGACAACTCGGGGTAACGCATATGTTTGAACAGACTTTTACCGGGTCACTTCAATATGGATTTGTAAAAACGTATGATACCACCAAGCTCATTCTGACTAACTTGGGAATGCTGGTAACAGGTCAGTTATCAATTGAAACGTTATCAGGTCCAGTCGGTATTTATGATGCAACTGACAGGTTTGTGGAAGCAGGATTCTTTACCTTCCTGATGTGGACAGCCGTTTTGAGTGTTAACCTTGGGATTGTAAACCTTGTACCACTTCCGGCACTTGATGGGGGCAGGCTGTTGTTCGTTGGAATTGAGGCTGTACGTGGAAAGCCGATCGATCCGCAAAAAGAAGGCATGGTGCATTTTGTAGGCTTTGCACTCTTAATGCTTCTGATGATAGTTGTCACCTGGAACGATATCCAACGGTTATTTTTATAA
- a CDS encoding PolC-type DNA polymerase III, translating into MDISKKEKMQLLLKQLNIVDNEVLDHFFDSELIKLEVHKQSKTWHFHVMVNRLLPIETYTLLSTKLKETFAQFANAVELTLYTNDKKSDNGIICDYWNLFLQNISNLSPAYKDVVHNQVPQINNNNLMLTARNEAEGRALKRRLEKEFQLFCNKIGAPEFSIKVDVKPELADIEKFREQKALEDQQLVQKTVMEKEKRDKEKLNKEQNKPLMLGYKIQDEPIHMEEIQDEERRVTVQGYVFSSEIRQLRSGRSLLIAKATDYTDSLQIKMFSKGDDDAEKFEKLKTGMWIKARGSIQTDMYTNELAMMANDIHEVKMEVRQDTAPEDQKRVELHAHTTMSQMDAVVSPAALIEKAASWGHKAVAITDHAGLQGYPEAHAAGEKHGVKVLYGVEANLVDDGVPIAYNEAEMELEDSTYVVFDVETTGLSAVYDTIIELAGVKIRQGEIVDRFEAFANPHHPLSQTTIDLTGITDDMVKDAPEIDEVLKDFYEWMDDSILVAHNASFDIGFLNQGFSRIDYEKVKNPVIDTLELARFLFPELKNHRLNTMCKHLDVELTQHHRAIYDAEATGYLLWKMVKGLLQKEITNHIHLNDHMGVGNAYQRSRPFHCTLLAKSQDGLKNLYKLVSHAHIDYFYRVPRVPRSLLQKYREGILVGSGCDKGEVFETMMQKSADEAEKAAEFYDFIEVQPPSNYVHLVEKDLVQNEAQILDILTKLTDLGERMNKTVVATGNVHYIEEHDKLYRQILISSQAGNPLNRQTLPNTPFRTTNEMLECFSFLGEDKANEIVVTNPNTIADNIEEISPVKDGLYTPTIEGADEEMRSLCYSRAKHIYGEPVPDIVTDRLEKELSSIIGHGFSVIYLISHKLVKKSLDDGYLVGSRGSVGSSLVATMSEITEVNPLPPHYVCSECRHHEFITDGSVGSGFDLPEKECSNCHIPLTKDGQDIPFETFLGFKGDKVPDIDLNFSGEYQPRAHNYTKELFGEDNVYRAGTIGTIAEKTAYGYVKGYASDKQLVYKNAEVDRLVQGCTGVKRTTGQHPGGIIVVPEDKEIFDFTPIQFPADDRKSEWRTTHFDFHSIHDNLLKLDILGHDDPTVIRMLQDLSGIDPKTIPTDDAEVMKIFSGTESIGVSPEQINCTTGTLGVPEFGTKFVRQMLEDTKPSTFAELVIISGLSHGTDVWLGNAQELINDGICELPDVIGCRDDIMVYLMHKGLESPLAFKIMEFVRKGRGLQDEWINEMKKHGVPDWYIESCKKIKYMFPKAHAAAYVLMAVRIAYFKVHYPIYFYAAYFSVRAGDFELDTMCKGADAIRNRIEGITAKGNDASPKEKSLSTVLEVALEMCERGYSFQKVDLYKSKASEFIVEGDTLIPPFDAVDGLGTNAAINIVKVREDGEFLSKEDLRQRSRISKTVLEYLDNHGCLEGMAEKNQLSLF; encoded by the coding sequence ATGGATATTTCTAAAAAAGAGAAAATGCAACTGCTGCTGAAGCAATTGAATATAGTTGATAATGAGGTACTTGATCACTTTTTCGACAGTGAACTGATTAAACTGGAAGTACATAAACAATCAAAGACATGGCATTTTCATGTGATGGTAAACAGGCTTTTGCCTATAGAAACATATACATTGCTTTCCACAAAACTGAAAGAAACCTTTGCACAATTTGCCAACGCTGTTGAACTGACATTGTATACAAACGATAAGAAAAGTGATAATGGCATAATTTGTGATTACTGGAATTTATTTTTGCAAAATATCTCTAATTTATCACCGGCATATAAAGATGTCGTGCATAATCAGGTTCCGCAAATAAACAATAATAATCTTATGTTAACTGCGAGGAATGAGGCTGAAGGCAGAGCGTTAAAAAGGCGTTTGGAAAAGGAATTTCAACTATTCTGTAATAAAATCGGTGCACCTGAATTTTCTATAAAGGTGGATGTTAAGCCCGAGCTGGCAGATATCGAAAAGTTCCGGGAGCAAAAGGCACTTGAGGATCAGCAGCTTGTCCAAAAAACGGTTATGGAAAAAGAAAAACGTGATAAGGAAAAGCTGAATAAAGAACAAAATAAGCCGCTGATGCTTGGTTATAAAATTCAGGATGAACCGATCCATATGGAAGAAATACAGGATGAGGAGCGTCGGGTAACTGTACAAGGCTATGTATTCTCCTCAGAAATACGACAACTTCGATCAGGCAGGAGTTTGTTGATAGCCAAAGCAACCGACTATACGGACTCACTGCAGATTAAGATGTTTTCCAAAGGCGATGATGATGCTGAGAAATTTGAAAAGTTGAAAACGGGGATGTGGATTAAGGCGCGGGGAAGTATTCAAACAGATATGTACACAAATGAGCTGGCGATGATGGCTAATGACATTCATGAAGTCAAGATGGAAGTGAGGCAGGATACCGCTCCTGAGGACCAGAAACGGGTGGAGTTACATGCTCATACGACCATGAGTCAAATGGATGCAGTTGTTTCACCAGCAGCTTTAATTGAAAAGGCGGCATCCTGGGGTCATAAAGCTGTTGCCATTACGGATCATGCAGGTTTACAGGGTTACCCCGAAGCGCATGCTGCAGGAGAAAAGCATGGTGTTAAAGTACTATACGGGGTTGAGGCAAATCTGGTTGATGATGGTGTACCGATTGCCTATAATGAAGCAGAAATGGAGCTTGAGGATAGTACTTACGTTGTATTTGACGTGGAAACGACAGGCTTGTCAGCAGTATATGATACGATTATTGAACTGGCCGGAGTAAAAATTCGTCAGGGTGAAATTGTTGACCGGTTTGAAGCGTTTGCCAACCCGCATCACCCGTTGTCACAAACCACGATTGATTTGACTGGAATAACGGATGACATGGTGAAAGATGCTCCGGAAATCGACGAAGTTTTGAAAGACTTTTACGAATGGATGGACGACAGCATTCTGGTAGCGCACAACGCCAGCTTTGACATAGGTTTTTTAAACCAGGGGTTCAGCAGAATTGACTATGAAAAAGTAAAAAACCCGGTTATTGATACACTTGAACTTGCCAGATTTCTGTTTCCGGAATTAAAAAATCATCGTTTGAATACGATGTGTAAGCATCTGGATGTTGAATTGACCCAACATCACCGGGCAATTTACGATGCGGAAGCTACTGGTTATTTGCTTTGGAAAATGGTGAAGGGTCTGTTGCAAAAGGAAATTACGAATCATATTCACTTAAACGATCACATGGGAGTGGGTAATGCATACCAGCGATCACGTCCTTTTCACTGCACACTTCTTGCCAAATCGCAGGATGGTCTAAAAAACCTGTATAAACTGGTCTCCCATGCACATATTGATTATTTTTATCGTGTACCTCGTGTCCCACGGTCTCTTCTTCAGAAATACAGAGAAGGTATTCTGGTTGGGTCGGGATGTGACAAAGGTGAAGTCTTTGAAACGATGATGCAAAAGTCAGCTGATGAGGCAGAAAAGGCAGCGGAATTTTATGATTTTATTGAAGTGCAGCCACCATCTAATTATGTGCATCTCGTTGAAAAAGATCTCGTGCAGAATGAAGCGCAGATTCTTGATATATTAACAAAGCTCACAGATCTTGGCGAACGGATGAATAAGACAGTTGTTGCAACCGGTAATGTTCATTACATCGAGGAACATGATAAATTGTATCGGCAAATATTGATTTCTTCCCAGGCAGGTAATCCATTAAATCGGCAGACACTGCCAAATACGCCATTTCGGACTACCAATGAAATGCTCGAGTGTTTCAGCTTCCTGGGCGAGGACAAAGCGAATGAAATTGTGGTAACGAATCCTAATACGATTGCAGATAACATTGAAGAAATCTCGCCTGTGAAAGACGGACTGTACACACCAACAATTGAGGGTGCCGATGAAGAAATGCGTAGTCTTTGCTATTCGCGTGCCAAGCATATTTATGGCGAACCTGTTCCAGATATCGTAACAGACCGTCTTGAGAAAGAGCTGTCAAGTATCATTGGGCATGGTTTTTCGGTAATCTATTTGATTTCTCACAAACTCGTAAAAAAATCACTTGATGACGGATACCTGGTAGGTTCTCGGGGGTCGGTAGGGTCTTCATTGGTCGCAACGATGTCGGAAATAACTGAAGTTAATCCGCTGCCGCCACATTATGTGTGCTCTGAATGCCGTCATCATGAGTTTATTACGGATGGTTCTGTCGGCAGCGGTTTTGACCTGCCTGAGAAGGAATGCTCGAATTGTCATATACCACTGACCAAAGATGGACAGGACATTCCGTTTGAAACATTCCTAGGGTTTAAAGGTGATAAGGTTCCCGATATTGATCTTAATTTTTCCGGTGAATATCAGCCAAGGGCGCATAATTATACGAAGGAATTATTTGGTGAAGATAATGTTTATCGTGCGGGTACAATTGGTACAATTGCCGAAAAGACAGCATACGGGTATGTGAAAGGCTATGCTTCCGATAAACAGCTTGTTTATAAAAATGCAGAAGTGGACAGACTTGTGCAAGGTTGTACTGGTGTAAAACGGACAACCGGTCAGCATCCGGGAGGTATTATTGTTGTACCTGAAGATAAGGAAATATTTGATTTTACCCCAATTCAGTTCCCGGCAGATGATCGGAAGAGTGAATGGCGGACAACGCATTTTGATTTCCACTCCATTCATGATAACCTTCTGAAGTTGGATATCCTCGGACATGATGATCCAACTGTTATCCGAATGCTGCAGGATCTGAGTGGGATTGATCCGAAAACTATTCCGACAGATGATGCGGAAGTTATGAAAATCTTTTCAGGAACCGAATCAATCGGGGTTTCTCCTGAACAGATCAATTGTACAACAGGAACATTGGGCGTACCTGAATTCGGGACTAAATTTGTCCGGCAGATGCTTGAGGATACGAAACCATCCACATTTGCAGAATTAGTGATTATTTCCGGATTGTCCCATGGTACCGATGTATGGCTTGGCAATGCACAGGAATTAATTAACGATGGTATTTGTGAGCTGCCGGATGTTATTGGCTGCCGTGATGATATCATGGTCTATTTAATGCACAAAGGATTGGAATCCCCACTTGCCTTTAAAATTATGGAGTTTGTCCGAAAAGGAAGAGGGCTGCAGGACGAATGGATTAATGAAATGAAAAAGCATGGTGTACCGGACTGGTATATTGAGTCATGTAAAAAGATTAAATACATGTTTCCAAAAGCACACGCAGCTGCATATGTACTTATGGCAGTCCGCATCGCATACTTTAAAGTGCATTATCCTATCTACTTTTATGCTGCATATTTTTCGGTTCGGGCTGGTGATTTTGAGCTGGATACAATGTGTAAAGGAGCAGATGCGATACGGAACCGGATTGAAGGGATAACTGCTAAAGGGAATGATGCATCACCGAAAGAAAAAAGTCTTTCCACAGTATTGGAAGTGGCATTGGAGATGTGTGAGCGTGGCTATTCATTTCAAAAGGTGGACCTGTATAAATCGAAGGCTTCTGAATTCATTGTTGAGGGAGATACGTTGATACCGCCATTTGATGCAGTAGATGGTCTTGGTACAAATGCTGCCATTAATATCGTTAAGGTAAGGGAAGATGGTGAGTTTCTCTCCAAGGAGGATTTGCGCCAACGGAGCAGAATTTCTAAAACGGTACTGGAATATCTGGACAATCACGGATGTTTGGAAGGTATGGCGGAGAAAAATCAATTATCACTGTTTTAG
- the rimP gene encoding ribosome maturation factor RimP, which yields MSSSVISITENFVQPILQEQNLELVDIEYVKEGKNWFLRVYIDKEGGVDIAECGSVSEQLSEKLDESDPIKEAYFLEVSSPGVERPLKTKADFEKNTGNNVFLKLYAPIDGEKEYEGTLEEFTNDFAVVSYMVKTRKKLVEIPFDKIAKARLAVKL from the coding sequence TTGAGTTCAAGCGTTATCAGCATAACTGAAAATTTTGTGCAACCTATTTTGCAGGAACAAAACCTGGAATTGGTTGATATCGAATATGTAAAAGAGGGAAAGAATTGGTTTCTCCGAGTTTACATAGATAAGGAAGGCGGAGTGGACATTGCAGAATGTGGTTCAGTATCCGAGCAATTGAGCGAAAAACTTGATGAATCAGATCCAATCAAAGAAGCCTATTTTCTTGAGGTATCATCACCAGGTGTTGAACGCCCATTGAAAACAAAAGCAGACTTTGAAAAAAATACAGGCAATAATGTCTTTTTGAAACTATATGCACCGATAGATGGTGAAAAAGAGTATGAAGGAACACTGGAAGAATTCACGAATGACTTTGCTGTAGTATCCTATATGGTGAAAACCCGTAAAAAATTGGTGGAAATTCCGTTCGATAAAATTGCTAAAGCACGATTGGCAGTTAAGTTATAA